One window of the Passer domesticus isolate bPasDom1 chromosome W, bPasDom1.hap1, whole genome shotgun sequence genome contains the following:
- the LOC135289192 gene encoding zinc finger protein 570-like, with amino-acid sequence MVAALLSTSATLHDGDKPHKFLECGKRIRQSSTLIRHQRIHTGEWPHKCGECGKGFSCRFTLVTHQCIHTGERPYECPECQKRFQSSSSLLLHQRIHSEERSFCCPNSGKGFKCNSHLVRHQLIHSRERPCECPTCGKRFQATSNLRLHVRIHTHERPFHCPDCRKSFKLNVTLVRHQCIHTGERPYEYPTCGKSFTQSSDLTSQE; translated from the exons ATGGTGGCAGCACTGCTGTCCACATCAGCCACG cttcatgatggggataAGCCCCACAAGttcttggagtgtgggaagaggatcaggcagagcagcaccctgatccgccaccagaggatccacaccggggaatggCCGCACAaatgtggggagtgtgggaaggggttcaGCTGCAGATTCACCCTTGTCACCCACCAatgcatccacactggggagaggccctatgagtgtcctgagtgccagaagaggtttcagagcagctccagtctcctcctGCACCAGCGGATTCACTCAGAGGAGAGGTCCTTCTGCTGCCCTAAtagcgggaagggcttcaagtgcAACTCCCACCTCGTCAGGCACCAGCTCATCCACTCCAGGGAGAGGCCCTGCGAGTGCCCCAcatgtgggaagaggtttcaggcCACCTCCAATCTCCGCCTGCATGTACGGATTCACACACatgagaggcccttccactgccctgactgcaggaagagcttcaagCTGAACGTTACCCTTGTCAGGCACCAGTgcatccacaccggggagaggccctacgagtaccccacatgtgggaagagcttcacccagagctctgacttGACCAGCCAGGAGTGA